A DNA window from Leptolyngbya sp. KIOST-1 contains the following coding sequences:
- a CDS encoding Uma2 family endonuclease: MVANSQPWTIRDLAAMPDDGGWKRYEIIDGELYVTRAPHIRHQGAAGKLHMRLERWSEETGLGAAFQAPGVVFSPTDAVIPDVVWVSYERLANGLDDAGHLIVAPELMVEILSPGDLNEQRDKEVKLKLYSRYGVQEYWIVNWQLKTLEIYRRSNAQLQIVGTLLVGDTLASPLLPEFSTP; this comes from the coding sequence ATGGTTGCCAACTCCCAGCCCTGGACCATCCGCGACCTCGCCGCCATGCCCGACGACGGCGGCTGGAAGCGCTACGAAATCATCGACGGAGAACTCTACGTGACCCGCGCCCCCCACATTCGCCATCAAGGTGCCGCTGGGAAGCTGCACATGCGCTTGGAGCGCTGGTCTGAGGAAACGGGCTTAGGCGCAGCCTTTCAGGCTCCCGGCGTCGTATTCTCCCCGACCGACGCAGTTATCCCCGATGTGGTGTGGGTTAGCTATGAGCGCTTGGCCAATGGCCTCGACGATGCCGGGCACCTGATCGTCGCCCCAGAACTGATGGTTGAAATCCTCTCCCCCGGCGACCTCAACGAGCAGCGCGATAAGGAGGTCAAGCTCAAGCTCTACTCCCGCTACGGTGTGCAGGAGTACTGGATTGTGAACTGGCAGCTCAAAACGCTGGAAATCTACCGTCGCAGCAATGCCCAGCTTCAAATCGTTGGCACCCTTCTGGTGGGTGACACGCTGGCCTCACCTTTACTACCCGAGTTCAGCACCCCCTAA
- a CDS encoding glycosyltransferase family 4 protein → MRVAYVCADPGIPVFGHKGCSIHVQEVIRALRNQGATVELFAVRWGGDPPVDLVDIPRYPLPPVPKGDLAQRERVALAINADLRTELALAAPFDLIYERYSLWSYSAMEFAQAEGIPGLLEVNAPLIEEQAQHRGLVYADGAAQVAKRAFGAARAIVAVSEEVKQYLSRWVAGDRVTVIPNGVNPRRFCNRPTLVNASNTFTVGFVGSLKPWHGLTHLVNAFDQLHRRVPTARLLIVGDGPEREALEADLSRRQLQAVTRLTGAVPPEQIPTLLAQMDVAVAPYPASTDFYFSPLKVVEYMAAGLPVVVSDIGQLRHLVVPNVTGVLCPPGDDGALAAALEWLWRSPDRRQALGRAARQHILAHHTWDGVAGQILAIAQAHSATHPQPVGRISLGRG, encoded by the coding sequence ATGCGCGTTGCCTACGTCTGTGCCGACCCCGGCATTCCCGTCTTTGGCCACAAGGGCTGCTCGATCCACGTGCAGGAGGTGATTCGCGCCCTGCGAAATCAGGGGGCCACGGTGGAGCTGTTTGCCGTGCGCTGGGGCGGCGATCCGCCCGTGGATCTGGTCGATATTCCTCGGTATCCGCTGCCCCCGGTGCCCAAGGGCGACCTGGCCCAGCGAGAACGGGTCGCCCTGGCGATCAACGCCGACCTGCGGACTGAGCTGGCGCTGGCGGCCCCCTTTGATCTGATCTACGAGCGCTACTCGCTGTGGAGCTACAGCGCCATGGAGTTTGCCCAGGCCGAGGGCATTCCGGGTCTGCTGGAGGTGAATGCCCCCCTGATTGAGGAGCAGGCCCAGCACCGGGGGCTGGTGTATGCCGATGGGGCGGCGCAGGTGGCGAAACGGGCCTTTGGGGCGGCGAGGGCGATCGTGGCGGTGTCGGAGGAGGTGAAGCAGTACCTCAGCCGGTGGGTCGCGGGCGATCGCGTGACGGTGATTCCCAACGGGGTCAACCCCCGTCGGTTTTGCAATCGCCCCACCCTGGTCAATGCCTCTAACACCTTCACCGTTGGGTTTGTCGGTTCCCTGAAGCCCTGGCACGGTCTGACCCACCTGGTCAACGCCTTTGACCAACTCCATCGGCGGGTGCCCACCGCCCGGCTGCTGATCGTGGGCGACGGCCCAGAGCGAGAAGCCCTGGAGGCCGATCTGTCGCGGCGGCAGCTTCAGGCGGTGACCCGGCTGACGGGAGCGGTGCCGCCGGAGCAGATCCCGACTCTGCTGGCGCAGATGGATGTGGCGGTAGCCCCCTACCCGGCCAGCACCGACTTCTACTTTTCGCCGCTGAAGGTGGTGGAGTACATGGCGGCGGGGTTGCCGGTGGTGGTGAGCGACATTGGCCAACTGCGGCACCTGGTGGTACCCAACGTGACGGGGGTGCTGTGCCCACCGGGGGATGATGGGGCGCTGGCGGCGGCGCTGGAGTGGCTGTGGCGATCGCCCGATCGCCGCCAAGCTCTCGGTCGTGCCGCCCGGCAGCACATTCTGGCTCACCACACCTGGGATGGGGTGGCGGGGCAGATTCTGGCGATCGCCCAGGCCCATTCCGCCACCCACCCCCAACCTGTAGGGCGCATATCGCTAGGGCGAGGCTGA
- a CDS encoding DnaJ C-terminal domain-containing protein has protein sequence MENFRNYYEILGVSREATFSDIKQAYRKLARQYHPDLNPGDRAAEDQFKLLSEAYTVLSDDEKRAQYEKFSEYWQQEGFKKGQGKSVVGDIFGGRISLEDFGFGEFPDFNVFVDQLLNRRPSPRRGADQAVHDNGYADDNPPSRQASATTGRRDAEADLTIPLEKAFRGGRERIRLEDGRSLEVNMPAGMITGQRIRLRGQGIGGGNLYLRIQVDPHPFYTLQGNDVYCRVPITPSEAALGSTIDIPTLDGPVRTTLPQGAQTGQIIQLPGCGYLAGQERRGDQIVELEVVVPIGLSDREKALYEELRQTERFRPRADLFN, from the coding sequence ATGGAGAACTTTCGGAACTACTACGAGATTCTGGGGGTTTCTAGAGAGGCAACCTTTAGCGACATCAAGCAGGCCTACCGCAAGCTAGCGCGGCAGTACCACCCCGACCTCAACCCCGGCGATCGGGCCGCAGAGGACCAGTTCAAGCTGCTGAGCGAAGCCTATACCGTCCTCTCCGACGACGAAAAGCGAGCCCAGTACGAAAAATTTAGCGAGTACTGGCAGCAGGAGGGCTTTAAGAAAGGCCAGGGCAAATCGGTGGTTGGCGACATCTTCGGCGGCCGCATTTCCCTGGAAGACTTTGGCTTTGGCGAGTTTCCCGATTTCAATGTCTTTGTCGATCAGCTGCTCAATCGTCGACCCAGCCCCCGGCGGGGGGCGGACCAGGCTGTCCACGACAATGGCTATGCCGACGATAACCCCCCGTCCCGCCAAGCCTCAGCTACCACAGGTCGCCGTGACGCCGAGGCCGATCTCACCATTCCCCTCGAAAAAGCCTTTCGAGGCGGGCGTGAGCGCATTCGCCTGGAAGACGGGCGATCGCTTGAGGTCAATATGCCCGCCGGCATGATCACGGGCCAGCGCATTCGCCTGCGCGGTCAGGGCATTGGCGGTGGCAATCTGTACCTGCGCATTCAGGTGGACCCGCACCCGTTCTACACCCTCCAGGGCAACGACGTGTACTGTCGAGTCCCGATTACGCCCAGCGAAGCCGCCCTGGGCAGCACCATCGACATTCCTACCCTCGACGGCCCTGTGCGCACTACCCTACCCCAGGGAGCCCAAACGGGGCAGATCATTCAGTTGCCGGGGTGCGGCTACCTGGCCGGGCAGGAACGGCGAGGGGATCAAATTGTGGAACTGGAGGTGGTAGTGCCGATTGGACTGAGCGATCGCGAAAAAGCCCTCTACGAAGAGCTGCGCCAAACCGAGCGCTTTCGCCCCCGTGCGGACCTGTTCAACTGA
- a CDS encoding ABC transporter ATP-binding protein: MDRTASLTQAVPGLWQFGHYFWPIIRPQWPLLAVSALALLADVGLRVLEPWPMKVIFDYVLVPTRGENPVRLAPLAGWDPAVLLAGAVVAMVALTGLRAVATYWNTVSLAIASSRVMTQIRNQLYRHLQRLSLGYHSQARSGDLIVRVSGDASRMQEVLITAALPLVSSLLTLVGMVAVMIWLDWRLALLSTVTFPLFWLAATRFSQRIRRASLQQRQREGAVAATAAESLAAIKLVQALSLEDAFADTFAEQNQRSLGEVVETKRLAAHLERTVDVVIALGTALVLWAGAQLVIRDALSPGDVLVFLSYLKNAFKPVQNFAKYTGRLAKAAASGERILNVMQTEPEVRDRPTARPAPIFAGAVRLEDLWFAYEPGHPVLKGLNLSVPPGQQVAVVGPSGSGKSTLMSLLLRLYDPTAGRVLIDGHDLRDVTLDSLRPQLSVVLQESLLFAATIRENIAYGVAGVSQDEIEAAAHLANAHDFITALPQGYDTVVGERGATLSGGQRQRIAIARAAIRQTPILILDEPTTGLDNANEQAVVAALRRLAQGRTTFLITHDLSLATQADQVIYLEQGRAIEQGTHSELLARNGPYATLFAMQSALRDESPMVSR, encoded by the coding sequence ATGGATCGCACTGCCTCCCTCACCCAAGCTGTCCCTGGCCTGTGGCAATTTGGCCACTACTTCTGGCCGATCATTCGTCCCCAGTGGCCGTTGCTAGCGGTGTCTGCTCTGGCGCTGCTGGCGGATGTGGGTCTGCGGGTGCTGGAGCCCTGGCCGATGAAGGTGATTTTTGACTACGTGCTGGTGCCAACGCGGGGGGAGAACCCCGTGCGGCTGGCTCCCCTGGCTGGGTGGGATCCGGCGGTGCTGCTGGCGGGGGCGGTGGTGGCGATGGTGGCGCTGACGGGGCTGCGGGCGGTGGCGACCTATTGGAATACGGTGAGTCTGGCGATCGCCAGCAGCCGGGTGATGACCCAAATTCGCAACCAGCTCTACCGCCACCTGCAGCGGCTTTCCCTGGGCTACCACAGCCAGGCCCGCAGCGGCGACCTGATCGTGCGGGTCAGCGGCGACGCCAGCCGCATGCAGGAGGTGCTGATCACCGCGGCGCTGCCCCTGGTGTCAAGCCTGCTGACCCTGGTGGGCATGGTGGCGGTGATGATCTGGCTGGATTGGCGGCTGGCGCTGCTGTCCACCGTTACATTCCCCTTGTTTTGGCTGGCGGCGACCCGGTTCAGCCAGCGCATTCGCCGGGCCTCGCTCCAGCAGCGCCAGCGGGAGGGGGCGGTGGCGGCCACGGCGGCGGAGTCGCTGGCGGCGATCAAGCTGGTGCAGGCGCTGTCGCTGGAGGACGCCTTTGCCGACACGTTTGCGGAGCAAAACCAGCGCAGCCTGGGCGAGGTGGTGGAAACCAAGCGCCTGGCCGCCCACCTGGAGCGCACGGTGGATGTGGTGATCGCCCTGGGCACGGCCCTGGTGTTGTGGGCAGGGGCGCAGCTGGTGATTCGCGATGCTCTTTCGCCGGGGGATGTGCTGGTGTTTTTGAGCTACCTGAAGAACGCCTTTAAGCCCGTGCAGAACTTCGCCAAGTACACCGGACGGCTGGCCAAGGCGGCGGCCTCGGGGGAGCGGATTCTGAATGTGATGCAGACGGAGCCGGAGGTGCGCGATCGCCCCACCGCCCGCCCTGCCCCCATCTTCGCCGGGGCCGTGCGCCTGGAGGATCTGTGGTTTGCCTACGAACCGGGTCACCCGGTGCTGAAGGGGCTAAATCTCTCGGTGCCGCCGGGGCAGCAGGTGGCCGTCGTCGGCCCCTCCGGCAGCGGCAAATCGACCCTGATGAGCCTGCTGCTGCGCCTCTACGACCCCACGGCTGGCCGCGTGCTGATCGACGGTCACGACCTTCGCGACGTCACCCTCGACAGCCTGCGCCCCCAGCTCAGCGTGGTGCTGCAAGAGAGCCTGCTGTTTGCCGCCACCATTCGCGAAAACATTGCCTACGGGGTGGCCGGGGTCAGCCAGGACGAAATCGAAGCCGCCGCCCACCTGGCCAACGCCCACGACTTTATTACCGCCCTGCCCCAGGGCTACGACACGGTGGTGGGCGAGCGAGGGGCCACCCTGTCGGGCGGGCAGCGGCAGCGGATTGCGATCGCCCGTGCCGCCATTCGCCAAACCCCGATTTTGATTTTGGACGAACCCACCACCGGTCTCGACAACGCCAACGAGCAGGCCGTCGTCGCCGCCCTCCGCCGACTGGCCCAGGGGCGCACCACCTTCTTAATCACCCACGATCTATCGCTGGCCACCCAGGCCGACCAGGTGATCTACCTGGAGCAGGGCCGGGCGATCGAGCAGGGCACCCACAGCGAACTGCTGGCCCGCAATGGCCCCTACGCCACCCTGTTTGCCATGCAGTCGGCCCTGCGGGATGAGTCGCCAATGGTGTCGAGGTAG
- a CDS encoding phosphotransferase family protein yields the protein MLDIKIPFLEEALDRTQAQRQLQGAIPTLKQVTTANLVRHKVGRRALVEYQAETAVGPLTLLGKIRAKGTDRTTYQIQQALWHHGWDAASADGFSTPEPLGLVPDWHMILQRRVPGVPLTERLNGPDGVALMPRVAALAYKLHRTPLPTAKTHTLADELKILRDRLPLVAAQHPQWAARIAWVLDACDRLAAQFPDPGAEVAGLIANVHAMDNPRHLATPQPCNPTTTPYTLIHRDFYADQILVDGSHLWLVDLDLCCQGPPAVDIGNFIAHITEQSLRELGDAGAMGDREVTLKSAYSEAYGNARSADALGREIDLYTTLTLVRHIHISNRINRRRLFTEALLAQGEMRLETLLNREDSTKR from the coding sequence GTGCTTGATATCAAAATTCCATTTTTAGAAGAGGCCCTAGACCGGACGCAAGCCCAAAGGCAACTCCAGGGCGCGATCCCCACGCTCAAGCAGGTTACGACGGCAAACCTGGTGCGCCACAAGGTCGGTCGCCGCGCCCTGGTGGAATACCAGGCCGAAACGGCGGTTGGCCCCCTGACCCTGCTGGGCAAAATTCGCGCCAAGGGCACCGATCGCACCACCTACCAGATCCAGCAAGCCCTCTGGCACCATGGCTGGGACGCCGCCAGCGCCGACGGCTTCTCCACCCCCGAACCCCTGGGGCTGGTGCCTGACTGGCACATGATCCTCCAGCGCCGGGTACCCGGTGTGCCCCTTACCGAGCGGCTGAACGGCCCTGATGGCGTGGCCCTGATGCCCCGCGTCGCTGCCCTGGCCTACAAGCTGCACCGGACCCCCCTGCCCACCGCCAAAACCCACACCCTGGCGGATGAGCTGAAGATTTTGCGCGATCGCCTGCCTCTGGTCGCCGCCCAACACCCCCAATGGGCCGCACGGATTGCTTGGGTGCTGGATGCCTGCGATCGCCTCGCCGCCCAATTCCCCGATCCCGGGGCTGAAGTCGCCGGGCTAATAGCAAATGTCCACGCTATGGACAATCCCCGCCACCTCGCAACCCCGCAACCCTGCAACCCCACAACCACTCCCTACACCCTCATCCACCGCGACTTTTACGCCGACCAAATCCTGGTCGATGGGTCTCACCTGTGGCTAGTGGACCTCGACCTCTGCTGCCAGGGGCCGCCCGCAGTGGACATTGGCAACTTCATCGCCCACATCACCGAGCAAAGCCTGAGGGAACTGGGGGATGCGGGGGCGATGGGCGATCGCGAAGTCACTTTAAAGTCCGCCTATAGTGAGGCCTACGGCAACGCTCGCTCTGCCGATGCCCTGGGTCGCGAGATCGATCTCTACACCACCCTGACCCTGGTGCGCCACATCCACATCAGCAACCGCATTAACCGCCGTCGCCTCTTTACCGAGGCCCTACTGGCCCAGGGCGAGATGCGTTTAGAGACCCTGCTAAATCGGGAGGATTCGACCAAGCGATAA
- a CDS encoding allophycocyanin subunit alpha-B, translated as MSVVSQVILNADDELRYPTTGELKAIEDFLKTGEQRTRIAATLSENEKKIVDQASRELWRRRPDFIAPGGNAYGQKQRSLCIRDYGWYLRLVTYGVLAGDQTPIEAIGIVGVREMYNALDVPVPGMAEAIRCLKEASLNLLPDEDAAETAPYFDYIIQAMS; from the coding sequence ATGTCTGTTGTTAGCCAAGTTATTTTGAATGCCGACGACGAGCTGCGCTATCCAACCACCGGCGAGCTCAAGGCCATTGAAGACTTTTTGAAGACTGGCGAGCAGCGCACCCGCATTGCCGCCACCCTGTCTGAAAACGAGAAAAAGATTGTTGACCAGGCCAGCAGAGAGCTGTGGCGGCGGCGGCCCGACTTCATCGCCCCCGGCGGTAACGCCTACGGCCAAAAGCAGCGCTCCCTCTGCATTCGCGACTATGGCTGGTACCTGCGGCTGGTCACCTATGGTGTACTGGCCGGTGACCAGACTCCCATTGAGGCCATCGGGATTGTGGGCGTCCGCGAAATGTACAACGCTCTGGATGTTCCCGTGCCCGGTATGGCCGAAGCCATCCGCTGCCTCAAAGAGGCGTCGCTAAACCTGCTGCCCGACGAAGACGCCGCCGAAACGGCCCCCTACTTCGACTACATTATCCAGGCGATGTCCTAA
- a CDS encoding glycosyltransferase — translation MPIAYVVKRYPRYSETFIVNEILAHEAAGTEVHIFALRPPVDTHFQDKISRVRAPVTYLRKPAQGRSNPSIATLTPNSATYFWSELKEAAKVFTDLWEKLNYAANERSSVVYQAAWLAQEIRQRGITHLHAHFGSVATSVARLAAHFAGVPYSFTAHAKDIFHESVEPEDLRRKLRDAASVVTVSDYNLAYLRRQFGADAGRVRRIYNGMDLSELRFRSPAGRSPTILSVCRLVEKKGITHLIDACARLRQRGVAFSCQIVGTGPLEGALRSQIQSLHLDDWVEILGPRPQQEVFALMEKAAVFAAPYVIGADGNRDGLPTCLLEAMALGTPCVATDVTGIPEVVRDGETGLLVGQGDSEGLADAIQRLLKHAELRERLAAGARSLIEAEFDIARNAAELRSHFQPIPQLQEV, via the coding sequence ATGCCCATCGCCTACGTCGTCAAACGCTACCCCCGCTACTCCGAGACCTTCATCGTCAACGAGATCCTCGCCCACGAGGCAGCAGGCACCGAGGTTCACATCTTTGCCCTGCGGCCCCCGGTGGACACCCACTTTCAGGACAAAATTTCCCGCGTGCGTGCCCCGGTCACCTACCTGCGCAAACCCGCCCAGGGGCGCAGCAATCCGTCGATCGCCACGCTGACGCCCAACTCGGCCACCTACTTCTGGTCGGAGCTGAAGGAGGCGGCGAAGGTGTTCACCGACCTGTGGGAGAAGCTCAACTACGCCGCCAATGAGCGCTCCAGCGTGGTGTACCAGGCGGCGTGGCTGGCCCAGGAGATTCGGCAGCGGGGGATTACCCACCTGCACGCCCACTTTGGCAGTGTGGCCACCAGCGTGGCGCGGCTGGCGGCTCACTTTGCCGGGGTGCCCTACAGCTTTACCGCCCACGCCAAGGACATTTTTCACGAGTCGGTGGAGCCGGAGGATCTGCGGCGTAAGCTGCGGGATGCGGCCTCGGTGGTAACGGTGAGCGACTACAACCTGGCCTACCTGCGGCGGCAGTTTGGGGCCGATGCGGGCCGGGTGCGGCGGATCTACAACGGCATGGATCTCTCGGAGCTGCGGTTTCGCTCTCCGGCGGGGCGATCGCCCACCATTCTCTCGGTCTGTCGCCTGGTGGAAAAGAAAGGCATCACCCACCTGATCGACGCCTGTGCCCGGCTGCGCCAGCGGGGGGTGGCGTTTAGCTGCCAGATTGTGGGCACCGGACCGCTAGAGGGGGCGCTGCGATCGCAGATCCAATCCCTCCATCTGGACGACTGGGTTGAAATCCTTGGCCCGCGCCCCCAGCAAGAAGTCTTCGCCCTGATGGAGAAAGCGGCGGTGTTTGCGGCTCCCTATGTGATTGGGGCCGACGGCAACCGCGACGGGCTGCCCACCTGCCTGCTGGAGGCGATGGCCCTGGGCACCCCCTGCGTGGCCACCGATGTGACGGGCATTCCCGAGGTGGTGCGCGACGGCGAGACGGGGCTGCTGGTGGGGCAGGGGGACAGCGAGGGGCTGGCCGATGCAATCCAGCGGTTGTTGAAGCATGCGGAGCTGCGGGAGCGGCTGGCGGCGGGGGCGCGATCGCTGATTGAGGCCGAGTTTGACATTGCCCGCAATGCCGCCGAGCTGCGATCGCACTTTCAGCCCATTCCCCAGCTTCAGGAGGTGTAA
- a CDS encoding response regulator transcription factor, whose translation MSRILIVEDEPRIASFLEKGLKAHGFVTTHTETGESGIAAALEGEFDLVILDLGLPDRDGMTVLEALRGQGFARPIILLTARDDLYDKVTGLEAGADDYVTKPFRFEELLARIRARLRSVQAVPDPAKTTLNVGAVVLDLISRQVQVGGQGVELSAREFILTETFMRHAGQVLSREQLLDLAWGYGYDPGSNIVDVYVGYLRKKLGSHCIETVRGMGYRMVLPEAIDIATAS comes from the coding sequence ATGAGTCGCATTCTCATCGTCGAAGACGAACCACGCATCGCCTCGTTTTTAGAAAAAGGTCTAAAGGCTCACGGCTTTGTCACCACCCACACCGAGACTGGCGAAAGCGGAATTGCAGCGGCGTTGGAGGGCGAGTTTGATCTGGTTATCCTCGACCTGGGCCTGCCCGATCGCGACGGAATGACCGTGCTAGAGGCCTTGCGAGGTCAAGGTTTTGCCAGGCCAATCATTCTGCTCACCGCCCGCGATGACCTCTACGACAAAGTGACCGGGCTGGAAGCTGGGGCCGACGACTACGTTACCAAGCCCTTTCGGTTTGAGGAACTGCTGGCTCGGATTCGCGCCCGGCTGCGATCGGTGCAAGCTGTCCCCGACCCGGCCAAAACAACCCTGAACGTAGGCGCGGTTGTGCTCGATCTAATCAGTCGCCAGGTGCAGGTGGGGGGCCAGGGCGTTGAGCTGTCGGCCCGGGAGTTTATTCTGACCGAAACCTTCATGCGCCACGCCGGGCAGGTGCTCAGCCGCGAACAGCTGCTCGACTTGGCCTGGGGCTACGGCTACGACCCCGGCTCCAACATTGTCGATGTGTACGTGGGCTACCTGCGCAAAAAACTGGGCAGCCACTGCATCGAAACCGTACGCGGCATGGGCTATCGCATGGTCCTGCCCGAAGCGATCGACATCGCTACCGCCAGCTAG
- a CDS encoding ATP-binding protein — MKTRSFGVFPAGLVGWRRRLAEARTRILLWYLVLMALSGLASVLTVRQLLLARLEERVEQSLYQEVEEFRQLRSGRNPETGELFGDDIEAIFDVFLSRNVPQDNEYLLTLVDGEFYKASSLALPLPLRPDSPLMTQWSTLTQPIQDSQNTLAGTVLYLTEPIAPMGNPAASTNGLFVVAHLIDRDRAEIDEAVWIIARVMLVVLAIASALAWFAAGKVLAPLRLLSHTARSITEANLTERIPLDGATGDIAELTRTFNDMLDRIEATFTSQRQLLNDVGHELRTPITIIRGHLELMGTTPEEQRETLDIVIDELDRISRFIDELMLLAKAERPDFLFPEPIDLTVFTEELFAKITALGDRQWQLEAVANGPLVGDRQRLTEAIVNLAQNATQHTRPGDTIALGSERRQNQVHLWVRDTGEGIDPADQDRIFQRFVRGRSRYRRSEGSGLGLAIVEAIVQAHGGTIQLTSQPERGATFTLVLPLKPLQEFQP, encoded by the coding sequence TTGAAAACTCGGTCTTTTGGGGTGTTCCCGGCGGGGCTGGTGGGGTGGCGGCGGCGGTTGGCCGAGGCCAGGACTCGCATTTTACTCTGGTACCTGGTACTGATGGCGCTGTCGGGGTTGGCCTCGGTGCTGACGGTGCGGCAGTTGCTGCTGGCGCGACTGGAGGAGCGGGTGGAGCAGTCCCTCTATCAGGAGGTGGAGGAATTTCGTCAGCTCCGCAGTGGCCGCAACCCAGAAACTGGCGAGCTTTTTGGGGACGACATAGAGGCGATTTTCGATGTGTTTTTGTCGCGCAATGTGCCCCAGGATAACGAGTACCTGCTGACCCTGGTGGACGGCGAATTTTACAAGGCCAGCTCCCTGGCGCTGCCCCTGCCCCTGCGCCCAGACAGTCCCCTGATGACCCAGTGGAGCACCCTGACCCAGCCCATCCAGGACAGCCAAAACACCCTGGCGGGTACGGTGCTCTACCTGACGGAGCCGATCGCCCCGATGGGTAATCCCGCCGCCTCTACCAATGGCCTGTTTGTGGTGGCCCACCTGATCGATCGCGATCGCGCCGAGATTGACGAGGCGGTGTGGATCATTGCCCGGGTAATGCTGGTGGTGTTGGCGATCGCCTCGGCCCTGGCCTGGTTTGCGGCGGGTAAGGTACTGGCCCCCCTGCGGCTGCTGAGTCACACCGCCCGCTCTATTACTGAGGCCAACCTGACTGAGCGCATTCCCCTGGACGGGGCCACCGGAGACATTGCGGAGTTGACCCGCACCTTCAACGACATGCTCGATCGCATCGAGGCCACCTTCACCAGCCAGCGGCAGCTGCTCAACGACGTCGGTCACGAACTGCGCACGCCGATCACCATCATTCGCGGCCATCTAGAACTCATGGGCACCACCCCCGAAGAGCAGCGGGAAACCCTCGATATCGTCATTGACGAGCTGGATCGCATCAGCCGCTTCATCGACGAGCTGATGCTCTTGGCCAAGGCGGAACGGCCCGACTTTCTGTTTCCTGAGCCCATCGACCTGACGGTATTCACCGAAGAGCTATTCGCCAAAATTACCGCCCTGGGCGATCGCCAGTGGCAGCTGGAGGCGGTGGCCAATGGGCCGCTGGTGGGCGATCGCCAGCGCCTGACCGAGGCGATTGTAAATCTGGCACAGAACGCCACCCAGCACACCCGTCCGGGTGACACCATTGCCCTTGGGTCTGAGCGCCGCCAGAACCAGGTCCACCTCTGGGTGCGCGATACCGGCGAAGGCATTGATCCGGCGGATCAGGACCGCATTTTTCAGCGCTTTGTGCGGGGCCGAAGTCGCTACCGGCGCTCCGAAGGCTCTGGCCTGGGGCTGGCGATCGTGGAGGCCATAGTGCAGGCCCACGGTGGCACCATTCAGCTCACCAGCCAGCCTGAGCGCGGGGCGACCTTTACCCTGGTTCTACCCCTCAAACCGCTTCAGGAGTTCCAGCCATGA